The following are encoded together in the Streptomyces rapamycinicus NRRL 5491 genome:
- a CDS encoding SpoIIE family protein phosphatase encodes MTGHVLTFTGTALVAVYVLDAEGAELRLAETVRGAGRSYALPARYPVSGRSPVADAFRAGRPLWLTPTELAAYGPIGPTTPETPTTPGVSLGALPLGGDGKGLGCLVVVDEAPGGIDADRRGFIELYAHHVAAGVEAAGPRALTQRRPELPGLTLDRLRVGSFVLHLDSGRMTADTQVLDLFGIPGEDFDGRVETLLAVAVPDDIPALMSVLEPDLLTSGTAQLEFRIRRPNGELRWLGLRARVETAADGTPRRMLGVIAETSYLRPTADEVSLAQRLSAALAGATTVRDVGRAVVGALRDPLGAGRLAVAELQADQLVVGVLAPAEPAAWPEVWRAAWRSEWPEPPSHALPTLAEALREGQVSLWPEGADLEPGLAGIGPGGLAVLPLPADGRIVGVCLIGWEERHEFGPEERSLLTATAGLVGQALVRAHALDAEHELATMLQRSLLPRKLPELPGGVAVTRYLPATMGLEVGGDWYDVIPLPDGHVALVIGDVQGHSAAAATIMGQMRTAIRAYAVEGHPPDVVVAHANRLLVGMETDLFATCCYADLDMEEGEAWFVRAGHIQPLLRHPDGTTVELDVEGGPPLGVVADAEFPMTAAGLTSGTLIALVTDGLVESARLDLEDGVRRARQALARADPSDPGGVADALLGGDSRRDDDVALLLLRYDGMRVRPTRASWTVWRLPDAVMHARRFTARTLRNWGLEAELDVALLVTSELVTNALVHTRGEVRLNLTLTADRLRIAVNDLSPRTPVKPRTVDWEATGGRGLLLIEAMSQTWGSVPLSGGKQVWGEINLSAPREEPRKEPGGGPPEGPSPPAELPEGPSDAGPEERTEGDEAEGATGRRGPRRRRARR; translated from the coding sequence GTGACCGGGCATGTGCTGACGTTCACGGGGACCGCGTTGGTGGCTGTCTATGTGCTGGACGCGGAGGGTGCCGAGCTGCGGTTGGCCGAGACGGTGCGCGGCGCCGGACGGTCGTACGCGCTGCCGGCTCGCTACCCCGTGTCCGGGCGCTCGCCCGTCGCCGACGCCTTCCGCGCCGGGCGCCCCCTGTGGCTGACCCCCACCGAACTCGCCGCCTACGGCCCCATCGGGCCCACCACGCCCGAGACCCCCACCACGCCCGGCGTCTCGCTGGGGGCGCTGCCGCTCGGCGGGGACGGCAAGGGGCTGGGGTGTCTGGTGGTGGTGGACGAGGCGCCCGGCGGGATCGACGCCGACCGCCGCGGCTTCATCGAGCTCTACGCCCACCACGTGGCCGCCGGGGTGGAGGCGGCCGGGCCGCGGGCGCTCACCCAGCGGAGACCCGAGCTGCCCGGCCTCACCCTGGACCGGCTGCGGGTCGGTTCGTTCGTGCTGCACCTCGACAGCGGGCGGATGACCGCCGACACCCAGGTGCTCGACCTCTTCGGCATCCCCGGGGAGGACTTCGACGGGCGGGTGGAGACCCTGCTGGCGGTCGCCGTGCCGGACGACATCCCCGCCCTGATGTCGGTCCTGGAGCCCGACCTGCTGACCTCCGGCACCGCACAGCTGGAGTTCCGGATCCGCCGGCCGAACGGGGAACTGCGCTGGCTGGGCCTGCGCGCCCGGGTCGAGACGGCGGCGGACGGCACGCCCCGGCGCATGCTCGGCGTGATCGCGGAGACCTCGTACCTGCGGCCCACCGCCGACGAGGTGTCCCTGGCGCAGCGGCTGTCCGCCGCCCTGGCCGGGGCCACCACCGTACGGGATGTGGGCCGGGCCGTGGTCGGCGCGCTGCGCGATCCGCTGGGGGCGGGGCGGCTCGCGGTCGCCGAGCTCCAGGCCGATCAGCTGGTGGTCGGCGTCCTCGCCCCCGCCGAACCCGCCGCCTGGCCCGAGGTGTGGCGGGCCGCCTGGCGCTCCGAATGGCCCGAGCCGCCCAGCCATGCCCTGCCCACGCTGGCGGAGGCGCTGCGGGAGGGGCAGGTCAGCCTCTGGCCCGAGGGCGCCGATCTGGAACCCGGGCTCGCCGGTATCGGCCCCGGCGGCCTCGCCGTCCTCCCGCTCCCGGCGGACGGCCGGATCGTCGGCGTATGCCTGATCGGCTGGGAGGAGCGGCATGAGTTCGGCCCGGAGGAGCGCTCGCTGCTGACCGCGACCGCCGGTCTGGTGGGGCAGGCCCTGGTGCGCGCCCACGCCCTGGACGCCGAACACGAACTGGCCACCATGCTCCAGCGCAGCCTGCTGCCCCGGAAGCTGCCGGAGCTGCCCGGCGGGGTGGCCGTCACCCGCTATCTGCCCGCGACGATGGGGCTGGAGGTGGGCGGCGACTGGTACGACGTCATCCCGCTGCCGGACGGCCATGTGGCGCTGGTCATCGGGGATGTGCAGGGCCACAGCGCCGCGGCCGCCACGATCATGGGCCAGATGCGCACCGCCATCCGGGCCTACGCGGTGGAGGGCCACCCGCCCGACGTGGTCGTGGCGCACGCCAACCGCCTCCTCGTCGGCATGGAGACCGATCTCTTCGCGACCTGCTGCTACGCCGACCTCGACATGGAGGAGGGCGAGGCGTGGTTCGTCCGGGCCGGACACATCCAGCCGCTGCTGCGCCACCCGGACGGCACCACCGTGGAGCTCGACGTCGAGGGCGGCCCGCCGCTGGGCGTGGTCGCGGACGCCGAGTTCCCGATGACCGCGGCCGGGCTGACCTCCGGCACTCTGATCGCGCTGGTCACGGATGGTCTGGTCGAGTCCGCCCGGCTCGACCTGGAAGACGGGGTGCGCCGGGCCCGCCAAGCGCTGGCCCGCGCCGATCCGTCCGACCCCGGCGGGGTCGCGGACGCGCTGCTCGGCGGGGACAGCCGCCGGGACGACGACGTGGCGCTGCTGTTGCTGCGCTACGACGGGATGCGGGTGCGGCCCACCCGGGCGAGCTGGACGGTGTGGCGGCTGCCCGACGCGGTGATGCACGCCCGCCGCTTCACCGCGCGCACCCTGCGCAACTGGGGGCTGGAGGCCGAGCTGGACGTGGCCCTGCTGGTCACCTCCGAACTGGTCACCAACGCCCTGGTGCACACCCGCGGCGAGGTGCGGCTGAATCTGACGCTGACCGCGGACCGGCTGCGGATCGCGGTGAACGACCTCTCGCCGCGTACCCCCGTCAAACCGAGGACCGTGGACTGGGAGGCCACCGGCGGACGGGGGCTGCTGCTGATCGAGGCGATGTCGCAGACCTGGGGCTCGGTGCCGCTGAGCGGGGGCAAGCAGGTCTGGGGCGAGATCAACTTGTCGGCCCCGCGGGAGGAGCCGCGGAAGGAGCCCGGGGGCGGACCGCCGGAAGGGCCCTCGCCCCCGGCGGAGCTGCCGGAGGGCCCGAGCGATGCGGGACCTGAGGAACGGACGGAGGGGGACGAGGCCGAGGGGGCCACGGGGAGGAGGGGGCCGAGAAGGAGGAGGGCGAGGCGATGA
- a CDS encoding GNAT family N-acetyltransferase gives MVRLRVVTTDDWPLWRDVRRTALAEAPDAFKSRLADWHRGGEERWRARLEMPDAHHVVALLDGRAVGMAGGMPGDGDGRPPELRSVWVSPGARGHGVGGRLIAAVETWALRTGATALRLAVIPGNAPAIALYERHGFAATREPGDLLADGVTRELVMVKALRRS, from the coding sequence ATGGTGCGGCTGCGAGTGGTCACGACGGACGACTGGCCGCTGTGGCGGGACGTCCGCCGGACCGCGCTGGCCGAGGCGCCGGACGCCTTCAAGTCCCGGCTCGCCGACTGGCACCGCGGCGGCGAGGAGCGGTGGCGCGCCCGGCTGGAGATGCCGGACGCCCATCACGTCGTGGCCCTGCTGGACGGCCGTGCGGTCGGGATGGCGGGCGGCATGCCCGGGGACGGGGACGGGCGGCCGCCGGAGCTGAGGTCGGTCTGGGTCAGCCCCGGGGCGCGCGGTCACGGCGTCGGCGGCCGGCTGATCGCGGCGGTCGAGACCTGGGCCCTGCGGACGGGCGCCACGGCGCTGCGGCTGGCGGTGATCCCGGGCAACGCACCGGCGATCGCCCTCTACGAGCGTCACGGTTTCGCCGCCACCCGGGAGCCGGGGGATCTGCTGGCCGACGGCGTGACCAGGGAACTGGTCATGGTGAAGGCGCTGCGGCGGAGTTGA
- a CDS encoding DUF397 domain-containing protein yields MSSLVWFKSSYSDSSGGECIEVAYDWHKSSYSDNTGGQCVEVATTPTTVHIRDSKNPDGPHLRIPATAWADFLAFAAR; encoded by the coding sequence ATGAGCAGCCTTGTGTGGTTCAAAAGCAGCTACAGCGACTCCAGCGGCGGCGAGTGCATCGAGGTCGCCTACGACTGGCACAAGTCGAGCTACAGCGACAACACCGGCGGCCAGTGCGTCGAGGTCGCCACCACCCCCACCACCGTCCACATACGGGACTCCAAGAACCCCGACGGCCCCCACCTCCGCATACCCGCCACCGCCTGGGCGGACTTCCTGGCCTTCGCCGCCCGCTGA
- a CDS encoding sugar ABC transporter substrate-binding protein encodes MSRSRMRRAMSRSRPSRVLSRSRTRDRLRAAVAVAVGLVLAVSLAACGKAAQIGERMSVAGTHHHGPLRIGLLLPENEIVRFERFDRPLIQQRVKQLCPRCTVSYSSAQHDPAAQRFQIEAMISNGIDVLILDAVDGKAVRHSVVQAHRAHVPVIAYDRIAEGPISGYVSFDGGSVGRLQGEALLRALGPKARSSRIVMMNGSSTDPNAGWFERGARSVLRGKVKIAKSYETVGWRPENANRNMSAAIAALGPYGIDGVLAANDGLASGVITALKAARIHPIPPVTGQDAEVAGIQRILAGEQYMTVYKPFKPEAYTAAEMAIAVGHGRSLDGIATHRVNNSTTRGIPAVLLEPVAVTVHNIKSTVIKDGLYRVDQICSKKYADDCRKAGLIDPDGSPHDAE; translated from the coding sequence ATGAGCCGTTCCCGCATGCGCCGGGCGATGAGCCGTTCCCGTCCGAGCCGGGTGTTGAGCCGTTCCCGCACGCGCGACCGCCTCCGCGCGGCCGTCGCCGTCGCGGTGGGCCTCGTCCTGGCCGTGTCCCTCGCCGCCTGCGGCAAGGCGGCCCAGATCGGCGAGAGGATGAGCGTGGCCGGGACCCACCACCACGGGCCGCTGCGGATCGGCCTGCTGCTCCCGGAGAACGAGATCGTCCGCTTCGAGCGCTTCGACAGGCCCCTGATCCAGCAGCGGGTCAAGCAGCTGTGCCCGCGCTGCACGGTGAGCTACTCCAGCGCCCAGCACGATCCGGCCGCCCAGCGCTTCCAGATCGAAGCCATGATCAGCAACGGCATCGATGTGCTCATCCTGGACGCGGTGGACGGCAAGGCCGTCCGCCACTCCGTGGTCCAGGCCCACCGCGCCCACGTCCCGGTCATCGCCTACGACCGCATCGCGGAGGGGCCCATCTCCGGCTATGTCTCCTTCGACGGCGGAAGCGTCGGCAGGCTCCAGGGCGAGGCGCTGCTGAGGGCACTCGGCCCGAAGGCCAGGAGCAGCCGGATCGTCATGATGAACGGCTCGTCGACCGACCCCAACGCGGGCTGGTTCGAGCGGGGCGCGCGGTCCGTCCTCCGCGGCAAGGTCAAGATCGCCAAGTCCTACGAGACCGTCGGCTGGCGCCCGGAGAACGCCAACCGCAACATGTCCGCCGCCATCGCCGCCCTGGGCCCCTATGGCATCGACGGCGTTCTCGCGGCCAACGACGGCCTGGCCTCGGGCGTCATCACCGCCCTCAAGGCGGCCCGGATCCATCCGATCCCCCCGGTCACCGGTCAGGACGCCGAGGTCGCGGGCATTCAGCGGATCCTCGCGGGCGAGCAGTACATGACCGTCTACAAGCCGTTCAAGCCCGAGGCCTACACCGCCGCCGAGATGGCCATCGCGGTGGGACACGGCAGATCGCTCGACGGGATCGCGACACACCGGGTCAACAACTCCACCACCCGTGGCATCCCCGCGGTGCTGCTCGAGCCGGTGGCCGTGACCGTGCACAACATCAAGAGCACCGTCATCAAGGACGGTCTGTATCGCGTCGATCAGATATGCAGCAAGAAGTACGCGGATGACTGCCGCAAGGCCGGGCTCATCGACCCGGACGGGTCACCGCACGACGCGGAATGA
- a CDS encoding TetR/AcrR family transcriptional regulator, with product MTAHPTAPRSRRERPAKPALTREGIIATTVDLMRAEGLERVTMRRLAKELDTGPASLYVYVRNMAELHAAVLDELLGGVDLSPAKADGDWSDRLVRVLTSYTSVLFEYPGLAQSALVARPFGKHYLKLVEALLALLDEGGLEPDRAAWLLDLLLQFATATAAEHAHRAPGHTPQSEADWQALATVVRDVSPRTHPHIAALGTRLLSGSPQDRLAWGFDVLIAGARHTPLPEVLAPSPVDTRGAGSAGD from the coding sequence ATGACAGCGCACCCCACCGCCCCGCGGAGCCGCCGGGAACGTCCGGCGAAACCGGCCCTGACCCGGGAAGGCATCATCGCCACCACGGTCGACCTCATGCGTGCCGAGGGCCTGGAGCGGGTGACGATGCGCCGCCTGGCCAAGGAGCTGGACACCGGGCCGGCGTCGCTCTACGTCTACGTCCGCAACATGGCCGAGCTGCACGCGGCCGTCCTGGACGAGCTCCTCGGCGGCGTCGACCTGAGCCCGGCGAAGGCGGACGGCGACTGGAGCGACCGGCTGGTGCGCGTCCTCACCTCGTACACCTCGGTGCTGTTCGAGTACCCAGGACTCGCCCAGTCCGCCCTGGTGGCGCGCCCCTTCGGCAAGCACTATCTGAAGCTGGTGGAGGCGCTGCTGGCGCTGCTGGACGAGGGCGGCCTCGAGCCCGACCGGGCCGCGTGGCTGCTCGATCTGCTGCTGCAGTTCGCCACCGCGACCGCGGCCGAGCACGCCCACCGGGCCCCCGGCCACACCCCGCAGAGCGAGGCGGACTGGCAGGCGCTCGCCACGGTGGTGCGGGACGTCTCACCGCGGACCCATCCGCATATCGCCGCGCTCGGCACACGGCTGCTGTCCGGGTCCCCCCAGGACCGGCTGGCCTGGGGCTTCGACGTCCTCATCGCCGGGGCCCGGCACACCCCGCTGCCGGAGGTGCTCGCCCCGTCCCCGGTGGACACCCGGGGCGCCGGGAGCGCCGGGGACTGA
- a CDS encoding ATP-binding cassette domain-containing protein — translation MARPSAPPLLSLSGVFKRFGAVRALTDVELEIHAGEVIALVGDNGAGKSTLVKVIAGVEPADTGTLEWQGRPIHIGRPHDAQHLGIATVYQDLALCDNLDVVGNLFLGREITRIGVLDEVEMERRTRDLLATLSIRIPDVRRPVASLSGGQRQTVAISRALLGAPSLVMLDEPTAALGIEQTAQVLDLVERLRERGLGVLLISHNLGDVKAVADWVAVLRLGRNNGFFDVTTTSQEQIVSSITGASDNAVTRRVAREGEL, via the coding sequence ATGGCCCGACCGTCGGCCCCGCCCCTGCTGTCGCTGAGTGGCGTCTTCAAGCGCTTCGGCGCGGTGCGGGCGCTCACGGACGTCGAGCTGGAGATCCACGCCGGTGAGGTCATCGCCCTGGTGGGCGACAACGGCGCGGGGAAGTCCACCCTGGTCAAGGTGATCGCGGGCGTCGAACCAGCCGACACCGGCACCCTCGAATGGCAGGGCCGCCCCATCCACATCGGCCGCCCGCACGACGCCCAGCACCTGGGGATCGCCACCGTCTACCAGGACCTCGCGCTCTGCGACAACCTCGACGTGGTCGGCAATCTCTTCCTCGGCCGCGAGATCACCCGGATCGGCGTCCTGGACGAGGTGGAGATGGAGCGCCGCACCCGCGATCTGCTGGCCACCCTCTCCATCCGCATCCCCGACGTCCGCAGGCCCGTCGCGTCCCTCTCCGGCGGCCAGCGGCAGACCGTCGCCATCTCCCGGGCGCTGCTCGGCGCGCCGAGCCTGGTGATGCTGGACGAGCCCACCGCCGCCCTCGGTATCGAGCAGACCGCGCAGGTCCTCGACCTGGTGGAACGGCTCCGTGAACGCGGGCTCGGAGTGCTGCTGATCAGCCACAACCTGGGCGACGTCAAGGCGGTCGCGGACTGGGTCGCGGTGCTGCGCCTGGGCCGCAACAACGGGTTCTTCGACGTCACCACCACCTCCCAGGAGCAGATCGTCTCCTCCATCACCGGCGCGTCCGACAACGCGGTCACCCGGCGCGTGGCGCGGGAGGGGGAGCTGTGA
- a CDS encoding fibronectin type III domain-containing protein yields MNGSVRALAAAVLVAAGLSGISGCAASTEPPDAPDTPGGARTGTVLSVTRVSPVDAELSWHGTAPGAAGRIVEFATEPRGPWTILAYAPLGQTTYRHPDLLPETHFYYRVRPYFGPASRPVDVALPKGAFTKAEQRQEHTWAPPRTIRRAGVRTSPVRRPSATPTDLRATVMHANGIQFTWTDHAEGERGYLLEDRPRGGGSFRPVAVLDPDINSFGLITLPNEKRASYRVRPFTYGERSNIARMTTGARPAGRG; encoded by the coding sequence GTGAACGGCTCGGTACGCGCCCTGGCGGCGGCGGTCCTCGTCGCCGCCGGGCTTTCCGGAATCAGCGGGTGCGCGGCGTCCACGGAACCGCCGGACGCCCCGGACACCCCCGGGGGAGCCCGGACCGGGACCGTGCTCAGCGTCACCCGGGTCTCCCCCGTCGACGCCGAGCTGAGCTGGCACGGAACGGCGCCGGGCGCCGCGGGGCGGATCGTGGAGTTCGCGACCGAACCCCGGGGGCCCTGGACGATCCTCGCCTACGCCCCGCTCGGTCAGACCACCTACCGGCACCCGGATCTGCTCCCGGAGACCCACTTCTACTACCGGGTGCGGCCGTACTTCGGACCCGCGTCCCGGCCGGTCGACGTCGCCCTGCCCAAGGGGGCGTTCACCAAGGCGGAGCAGCGCCAGGAGCACACCTGGGCGCCGCCGCGCACCATCCGGCGGGCAGGGGTGCGCACCAGCCCCGTCCGGCGGCCGTCGGCCACCCCGACCGATCTGCGCGCGACCGTCATGCACGCCAACGGCATCCAGTTCACCTGGACCGACCACGCCGAGGGCGAACGGGGCTATCTGCTGGAGGACCGCCCCCGGGGCGGCGGCTCCTTCCGTCCCGTCGCCGTGCTCGACCCGGACATCAACTCCTTCGGGCTGATCACCCTGCCGAACGAGAAGCGGGCCTCCTACCGGGTCCGCCCCTTCACCTACGGCGAACGGTCCAACATCGCCCGGATGACCACCGGCGCGCGGCCCGCCGGGCGCGGCTGA
- a CDS encoding FAD-dependent oxidoreductase — protein MSTQRRQRAQRRVAIVGAGPGGLTLARVLHVHGIPSTVYELDASATARDQGGTLDLDEESGQRALLHAGLLEEFRPLSRPEGGELRLLGKDADLGFHIPPPRDGDGNDRPEIDRRVLKELLLGSLPEGTVRWGRKVRAVAIGAAGRPTLTLADGTTVAADVLVGADGAWSRVRPLLSDADPVYTGVSFVDGLLNDVDTRHPAVAELVGRGSMFALADEKGLFAQRNGGGRIRVYIAVKAPEEWSRSGLVDQADPAATRKRLLDLFPDWDEGLRALIADGDGPLVPRPIHALPTGHRWDRVPGVTLLGDAAHLMSPFAGAGANLAMLDGAELALALASHDDLETALNAYETAMFPRAEEAATQSADHLVDFFQPDALRILRDAFTTLTAGGADR, from the coding sequence ATGTCCACACAACGCCGTCAACGCGCTCAACGCCGTGTCGCCATCGTCGGAGCAGGGCCGGGAGGGCTGACGCTGGCGCGCGTCCTGCACGTCCACGGCATCCCCTCGACCGTCTACGAACTGGACGCGTCCGCGACCGCACGCGACCAGGGCGGCACGCTGGACCTGGACGAGGAGTCCGGCCAGCGGGCGCTGCTGCACGCCGGGCTGCTCGAGGAGTTCCGGCCGCTGAGCCGCCCCGAGGGCGGGGAGCTGCGCCTGCTCGGCAAGGACGCCGACCTCGGCTTCCACATCCCCCCGCCGCGGGACGGTGACGGCAACGACCGCCCCGAGATCGACCGCAGGGTGCTGAAGGAACTGCTGCTGGGGTCGCTGCCGGAGGGAACCGTCCGCTGGGGCCGGAAGGTTCGGGCGGTCGCCATCGGCGCGGCCGGACGGCCCACGCTCACCCTGGCCGACGGCACGACCGTCGCGGCGGATGTGCTGGTCGGCGCGGACGGGGCGTGGTCCAGGGTCCGGCCCCTGCTGTCCGACGCCGATCCGGTCTACACCGGCGTGTCATTCGTCGACGGCCTCCTGAACGACGTGGACACCCGGCACCCGGCCGTCGCCGAACTCGTGGGCCGGGGCTCGATGTTCGCCCTCGCGGACGAGAAGGGGCTGTTCGCCCAGCGCAACGGCGGTGGCCGGATCCGCGTCTACATCGCGGTCAAGGCGCCGGAGGAGTGGAGCCGTTCGGGCCTCGTCGACCAGGCGGACCCGGCGGCGACCAGGAAACGGCTGCTGGACCTCTTCCCCGACTGGGACGAGGGGCTGCGCGCGCTGATCGCCGACGGCGACGGCCCGCTCGTCCCCCGGCCCATCCACGCCCTGCCCACCGGCCACCGCTGGGACCGGGTGCCCGGCGTCACGCTCCTGGGCGACGCCGCCCATCTGATGTCCCCCTTCGCCGGGGCGGGCGCCAACCTCGCCATGCTCGACGGCGCGGAACTCGCCCTCGCCCTGGCCTCCCACGACGACCTGGAGACGGCCCTGAACGCCTACGAGACAGCCATGTTCCCGCGCGCCGAGGAGGCGGCCACGCAATCGGCCGACCACCTCGTCGACTTCTTCCAGCCGGACGCCCTGCGGATCCTGCGGGACGCCTTCACCACGTTGACCGCCGGAGGTGCGGACCGATGA
- a CDS encoding alpha/beta fold hydrolase, which yields MTTPTEFTELTGSTGPTGSPGFAVEPYPGLPLTVRDVGAGRPVLVLHGGAGPASVSGVVDHFAATSRVLAPTHPGWEDTPRPEWFAGVDDLVETYLDLLDDRDLRDVLVLGSSFGGWIAAEMAVRDRGRRIGGLVVMGAFGPRLEGHEVRFPTAPPGPPPGAGSGPGQGPGPGEGSGSSAPRRGPSPAALQALAAYAGPAKSDPKLLHRLARVTVPALAVWGENDTVVPPDYGRAYAAAIPGARFELIPGAGHLPTREAPEATFAAIDAFLGAAGR from the coding sequence ATGACCACGCCGACCGAATTCACCGAACTCACGGGGTCCACGGGACCTACGGGATCCCCCGGCTTCGCCGTCGAGCCGTACCCCGGTCTGCCCCTGACGGTGCGGGACGTGGGCGCGGGCCGCCCCGTGCTCGTCCTGCACGGCGGCGCCGGACCCGCAAGCGTGAGCGGAGTGGTGGACCACTTCGCCGCCACCTCCCGGGTGCTGGCGCCGACCCACCCGGGCTGGGAGGACACTCCGCGGCCCGAGTGGTTCGCGGGCGTGGACGACCTCGTCGAGACGTATCTGGATCTGCTGGACGACCGCGATCTGCGCGATGTCCTGGTCCTCGGCAGCTCCTTCGGCGGCTGGATCGCCGCGGAGATGGCCGTGCGTGACCGTGGCCGCCGCATCGGCGGGCTGGTCGTCATGGGCGCGTTCGGGCCGCGGCTCGAAGGGCACGAGGTGCGGTTCCCCACGGCCCCGCCCGGCCCGCCGCCCGGTGCGGGCTCCGGACCTGGTCAGGGTCCCGGGCCCGGGGAAGGCTCCGGCTCCTCCGCGCCGCGCCGGGGGCCCTCGCCCGCGGCACTCCAGGCGCTGGCCGCCTACGCCGGGCCGGCGAAGTCCGACCCGAAGCTGCTGCACCGGCTCGCCAGGGTGACGGTGCCCGCCCTCGCGGTGTGGGGCGAGAACGACACCGTCGTCCCGCCCGACTACGGCCGCGCGTACGCCGCCGCCATCCCCGGGGCGCGCTTCGAGCTGATCCCGGGCGCGGGCCACCTCCCCACCCGGGAGGCACCGGAGGCCACGTTCGCCGCGATCGACGCGTTCCTGGGCGCGGCCGGGCGGTAG
- a CDS encoding sugar ABC transporter permease: MSIPGGSSAHGAERFTDVFGRRVGGGTFGAVPVLLGLLAIWITFQILNPHFLSPRNLSNLSVDIVGTGMIAVGVIFVLLIGEIDLSVGSVSGLASALYAVLNVDFGMPEPPAIVLGALCGTAVGFVHGFFTAVVGVPAFVVTLAGLLGWYGLMLSIMGAYGTINLDDQGLVAQLTNYYFSDVAAAYALAAAGTAGYFLIAWRDVKRRRAAGVPTRAPVWIAIRTGVLAVLAFAAAYVLNQFQGLPLALLIFLVVLVILDHVLRRTAYGRMIFALGGGVEAARRAGINVAWVRTSAFMMSSTMAAIGGLFLASRINSVSQTSVSTDLLMNAIAAAVIGGTSLFGGRGNTWSALLGVLVIQSIASGVALMDIQTAVQFMITGGVLLLAVVIDSLSRRAQRAHGRA; this comes from the coding sequence GTGAGCATCCCCGGCGGTTCCAGCGCCCACGGTGCGGAACGCTTCACCGACGTGTTCGGGCGCCGAGTGGGCGGCGGTACGTTCGGCGCCGTCCCGGTCCTGCTCGGGCTGCTCGCGATCTGGATCACCTTTCAGATCCTCAACCCGCACTTCCTCTCCCCGCGCAACCTCTCCAACCTCAGCGTGGACATCGTCGGCACCGGCATGATCGCGGTCGGCGTGATCTTCGTGCTGCTGATCGGCGAGATCGATCTGTCGGTGGGCTCGGTGAGCGGCCTGGCCTCCGCCCTGTACGCCGTGTTGAACGTCGACTTCGGCATGCCCGAACCACCCGCCATCGTCCTGGGCGCCCTCTGCGGTACGGCGGTCGGCTTCGTCCACGGCTTCTTCACGGCCGTGGTGGGCGTCCCCGCGTTCGTGGTCACCCTCGCCGGACTGCTGGGGTGGTACGGCCTGATGCTCTCCATCATGGGCGCCTACGGCACCATCAACCTCGACGATCAGGGCCTGGTCGCCCAGCTGACCAACTACTACTTCTCCGACGTGGCCGCCGCCTACGCCCTGGCGGCGGCAGGCACCGCCGGGTACTTCCTCATCGCCTGGCGCGACGTCAAGCGGCGCCGCGCCGCCGGAGTGCCCACCCGCGCCCCGGTCTGGATCGCCATCCGCACGGGCGTGCTCGCGGTGCTCGCCTTCGCCGCCGCGTATGTCCTCAACCAGTTCCAGGGCCTGCCGCTCGCGCTCCTGATCTTCTTGGTCGTCCTCGTCATCCTCGACCACGTCCTGCGCCGCACGGCCTACGGCCGGATGATCTTCGCCCTGGGCGGCGGCGTCGAGGCGGCCCGCCGCGCCGGGATCAACGTGGCCTGGGTGCGCACCTCCGCGTTCATGATGTCGAGCACGATGGCCGCCATCGGCGGCCTCTTCCTGGCCTCCCGGATCAATTCGGTCAGCCAGACCTCGGTCTCCACCGACCTGCTGATGAACGCCATCGCCGCGGCCGTCATCGGCGGCACCAGTCTCTTCGGCGGCCGCGGCAACACCTGGTCCGCCCTGCTGGGCGTGCTGGTCATCCAGTCGATCGCCTCGGGAGTGGCCCTCATGGACATCCAGACCGCCGTCCAGTTCATGATCACCGGCGGTGTGCTGCTGCTGGCCGTCGTGATCGACTCCCTCTCCCGCCGCGCACAGAGGGCCCACGGCCGGGCTTAG